The segment CGACGAGCGGCTGGCTTTTCGATGCGCCGCCCGACCAGCAACGCGTGCTCGCCCGCTCCGCGCTCGCGGTCCTCGCCGACCTGCACCGCCTCGACTGGCGCGCCCTCGGCTTCGAGTTCCTCGCGCGTCCCGAGTACGGCGCGACTCCGTTCGAGCAGCAGCTCGGCTACTACGCGATGATGCTGCGCTGGGCCGCCGCCGGCCGCGCGATGCCGGTCGTCGACGCGACGCTCGCGTGGCTCCAGGGGCGCCGTCCGGAGGACGAGCCCGCCCCGAGCCTCACCTGGGGCGACGCCCGCATCGGCAACATGATCTTCCGCGATTTCCGTCCGGTCGCCGTGCTCGACTGGGAGATGGCGACGCTCGGTCCGGGCGAGGTGGACCTGGCGTGGTGGCTCGTCCTCGACCGCTACCACACGGAAGGCGTCGGCGCCGCGCCGCTTCCCGGTTTTCCGTCGCGCGCCGAGGTCATCGCGCAGTGGGAGGAGGGCGTCGGGCGCCGCGCGCGCGATCTCTTCTATTACGAGGTGTGGGGCGCGTTCCGTTTCGCGCTCGTGCTCATCCGGATCGCCGACCAGATGACCGAGTACGGCATCATGCCCGAGGGCTCCGGCTTCGAGCGCAACAATCCGGCGACGCAGATGCTCGCGAAGATGCTGGAGCTGCCGCCGCCGGCGTGAGTGGCCGGGTGGGCGGCTCCGTTTCGTTTCGGCCGGGATGGCCGCCGTCCGGGTTCAGCGCCGGCGGACGCGGTTCGCCGTCTCCCACACCGTCTCGAGCGCGCCCGACTCGCCGAGGAGCTCGTCCGGGTTGCGCTTGTCGATGTGGCCGATGAGCCCGCGGTAGACGCCGTAGCCGATCAGCTCGCGCAGACGCGGCGAGAAGCCGCGCGCGATCTCGCGCGGGATGCCGAGCTGCTGGTTTTCTTGTTGGCGCACCCAGCCCGCGCAGTAGTTCATCGCGATGCCGATGCGGACCGCGCCGCTCCGGTTGGCGCCGCCGCCGTGCCAGAGGCTGCCGTGCCAGACGAGCACGCTGCCGCGCCGCATGGCCGCCGGGATCGACGGGTGCTCCGAGCCGTACACGGGGCTGTGGTCGCGTCGGTGCGAGCCGGGGATGATGCGCGTGGCGCCGTTCTCCGCGGTGAACTCCGTGAGCGCCCACATCGTGTTGCAGACGGTCGCCACGTGCGGCTTCGGCAGCGGCAGGAGCTGGTCGTCGGCGTGGATCGGCTGCGCGATCTCGCCCGGGTGGATCGCGATCGACGAGAGCGACGACACCAGACATCCCGAGTCGAGCACGCCCTCGACGACGGGGAGCACGCGCGGGTGCACCGGGATCGCCTCGAAGGCCGGTCCGTGGACGAGCAGGTTGTAGACGCGCTTGGTCCGGCGGCCCTCGAAGTCGTTGCTCGCGAAGGCGACGGCAAGCGCGCGCTCGAGGTCGTCGAGCGTGGCGACCAGGGTGTCGGCCTCGCCGGTCGAGAGGACGTCCTCGACGACCGTGTAGCCGTCGCGCTCGATACGGGCGAGATGCTCGGCGGTATCGGTCATGCGGGCGTCTTACTAACGTCGGGCGTGGCGCGTCCATCCGGGGTGCGCCGCGTCCGTGCTTGCCTCGCGCGGCGACGACTGCTTTGAAAGCGCCTCCGCGGAGGAGGTCACACCATGAAACAGCTGCCGCTCGCCCACGTGCACTCCGGCAAGGTGCGCGACATCTACGCCGTCGGCGACGACACGTTGCTCATGGTGACGAGCGACCGCCTGTCGGCGTTCGACGTCGTGATGGTCGAGCCCATTCCGAACAAGGGCCGCGTGCTGACCGCGATGACGGCGTTCTGGTTCGAACTCTTCGAGGGCATGGTCGGGAGCCACCTCCTCTCGACCGATCTCGCCGATCTGCCGCCGGAGGTGCGCGGAGAGGAGGATCTCGCCGGCCGCGTGATGCTTTGCCGGCGCGCGGAGATGCTGCCGGTCGAGTGCATCGTGCGCGGCTACATCACCGGCTCGGCGTGGAAGGAGTACAAGAAGAGCGGGACGATGCACGGCGCGAAGCTCCCCGCGGGGCTCCTCGAGTCGTCAGAGCTTCCCGAGCCGGTCTTCACGCCGTCGACGAAGGCCGCGGTCGGCGATCACGACGAGAACATCTCGTTCGGGGCAGCCGTCGACCTCGTGGGCCTGGCGCTCGCGACGCGGCTCCGCGACGTGAGCCTCGCGCTCTACTCGCGCGGCGCCGCGTGGGCGCGCGAGCGCGGCATCATCATCGCCGACACCAAGTTCGAGCTCGGGCGCATCCCGGGGACCGGCGAGCTCGTGCTGTGCGACGAGGTGCTGACGCCCGACTCCTCGCGCTTCTGGCCGGTGGCCGAGTGGACGCCCGGGAAGACGCCGCCGTCCTTCGACAAGCAGCCGGTGCGCGACTATCTGGAGACGCTCGACTGGAACAAGACGCCGCCGCCGCCGCCTCTGCCCCGAGCGGTCGTCGACGCCACGAGCACGCGCTACGTCGAGGCCTACGAGCGCATCACCGGCCGGCGCTTCGCCGATTGGCCCGGCGTGCGCTGACGGCGGCGTTCGGGCACGCCCGACGGGCCACTCGCGGAGCCGGAGCGCTTCGGCGGCGGAGGCCGGTGGATGCGCGCGTGGCGGGCAATCGTGGTAGATCCCGGCCATGCCCGACCGCATCGTCGTTCGCGGGGCGCGCGAGCACAATCTCCAGAACGTCGACGTCGAGATCCCGCGCGAGAAGCTCGTCGTCGTGACCGGGCTCTCCGGCTCGGGCAAGTCGTCGCTCGCGTTCGACACGCTCTACGCCGAGGGGCAGCGCCGCTACGTCGAGTCGCTCTCGGCGTACGCTCGGCAATTCCTCGAGCAGATGGAGAAGCCCGACGTCGATCAGATCGAGGGCCTGTCGCCGGCGATCGCGATCGAGCAGAAGACGGCGAGCAAGAACCCGCGCTCGACGGTCGCGACCGTCACCGAGATCCACGATTATCTACGCCTGCTGTACGCGCGGTGCGGTCGCGCCCATTGCCCGCAATGCGGCCGGCCGATCGCGTCGCAGACGGTGCAGCAGGTCGTCGACCGCCTGCTCGCGCTCCCCGAGAAGACGCGGATCAATCTCTACGCGCCGGTCGTGCGTGGGCGGAAGGGTGAGCACCGGCGCGAGCTGCGGGAGCTCCGCCAGGCGGGCTTCGTGCGCGTGCGCGTCGACGGCGAGCTCCGGGAGCTCGCGGACGACATCGTGCTCCCGAAGACCGTCGCGCACACGATCGAGGTGCTGGTCGACCGGCTCACCGTCCGCGCCGGTCTCGAGAAGCGGCTCGCCGACTCGCTCGAGACGGCGTTCGCGCGCGGCGACGAGATCGCGCGTGTCGAGCGCCTCGCCGAGGACGGCGGCGTCGCCGAGGAGATGCTCTTCAGCCGCCGCTTCGCGTGCGTCGAGTGCGGGACGTCGCTACCCGAGATGAGCCCGCGCATGTTCTCGTTCAACAGCCCGCAGGGCGCGTGCCCGGCCTGCAACGGCCTCGGCGTGAGCCGGTACTTCGACCCCGACCTCATCATCCCCGACGTACGGAAGAGCCTCGCGGCCGGCGCGGTCGCCACCGTCGACCGCAAGACCGCCGCCCAGCTTGGCAGCGTGTTCGCGGCGCTCGGCGCGCGCTACGGGTTCCAGCTCGCGACGCCGTGGGACGAGCTCTCCCCGGCCGCGCGCAAGGTCGTGCTCGAGGGTACGGGCGGCAAGGAGCTCGAGATCGCGTACCGCAAGGACGGCAGGCACCACACCTTCGCGCGGGCGTGGGAAGGCCTGGTCGCGTTCTTGCAACGGCGCTACGAGGCGACGGAGTCGCCGTGGCTGCGCGACGAGCTCGAGAGCCTCATGAGCTCGCGGCCCTGCGCCGCGTGCGGCGGCGGCCGTCTTCGCCGGGAGAGCCTCGCGGTCAGGGTCGGAGGCAGGACGATCGCCGAGGTTTCGCGGCTCTCGGTCGGCGAGGCGGGCGCGTTCTTCGGCGCGATCGACCTCTCGCCGCATGAGCGTGAGATCGCCCGGCTCCTCTTGAAGGAGATCCGCGACCGCCTCGGCTTCCTGCAGCAGGTCGGGCTCGCGTACCTGACGCTCGACCGCACGAGCGCGACCCTGTCCGGAGGCGAAGGGCAACGCATACGCCTCGCGACCCAGATCGGGTCGAGCCTCTCGGGCGTGCTCTACATCCTCGACGAGCCGTCGATCGGCCTCCACCAGCGCGACAACACGCGGCTGCTGGCCACCCTGCGGCGCCTGCGCGACCTCGGCAACACGGTGCTCGTCGTCGAGCACGATCGCGACACGATGCTCGCTGCCGATCACGTGATCGACATGGGGCCGGGCGCGGGTCGGCAGGGCGGGACGATCGTCGCGGCCGGGCCGCCGGCCGAGGTGATGGCGAATCCGCGCTCGCTCACGGGCCGCTATCTCGCCGGCGCCGTGACGATCCCGACGCCGGGGAAGCGTCGCGCCGGCTCCGGCTGGAACCTCGTGATCCGGGGCGCCCGCGAGCACAACCTGAGGAACGTCACGGTCGAGATCCCGCTCGGCACGATCACGTGCGTGACGGGCGTCTCGGGCTCCGGAAAGAGCTCACTCGTGATCGACACGCTCTACCGGGCGCTCGCCCAGAAGCTGAACGGCAGCCGCGAGCGCGCCGGCGCCTACGACGAGCTCGAGGGGTGGCAGCTCCTCGACAAGGTGATCGACATCGACCAGGCGCCGATCGGCCGGACGCCGCGCTCGAACCCGGCGACCTACACGGGACTCTTCACCCACGTCCGCGAGGTGTTCGCGCAGCTCCCGGAGGCGCGGGCGCGCGGCTACGATCCGGGACGCTTCTCGTTCAACGTGAAGGGCGGTCGCTGCGAGGCCTGCAAGGGCGACGGCGTGCTGCGCATCGAGATGCACTTCCTGCCGGACGTCTTCGTGACCTGCGACGTCTGCAAGGGGCGCCGCTACGCCCGCGAGACGCTCGAGGTCCTCTATCGAGGGAAAAGCATCGCCGACGTCCTCGACCTGACGGTCGCCGAGGCCCTCGACTTCCTCTCCGCCTTCCAGCCGATCCGCACGAAGCTCGCCACCCTGCACGACGTCGGTCTCGACTACGTGCACCTCGGGCAATCGGCGACGACGCTCTCCGGGGGCGAAGCCCAGCGCATCAAGCTCGCACGCGAGCTCGCCCGTCGCGCCACCGGGCGCACCCTCTACATCCTCGACGAGCCGACGACCGGCCTCCACTTCGAGGACGTCCGCCGACTTCTCGCGGTGCTCGAGCGCCTGGCCGACCAGGGCAACACCGTGGTCGTGATCGAGCACAACCTCGACGTCGTCCGGACCGCCGACCGGGTCGTCGACCTCGGCCCCGAGGGAGGCAGCGGTGGCGGCGAGGTGGTGGCCGTCGGGACCCCGGAGCAGGTGGCGGCCGTGGCCGCGTCGCATACCGGCCGGTACCTCGATGACGCCCTGCGGCAGACACCCCCTGAACGGCAGCAACCTCAGATGGTTGGTTGACACTTCGCGGGACGGTTTATAAGAGACTGCTCAGCTCTGAATTGGGTAGATTTACCTGGAACCCCGCGCGGTATCTCGGGTAATCGGAGGGTCAGTCGAATGAGCAGCACCTCGAACGGCAGGACGATGCGTCGCGTCTACATGGACAACCACGCCACTACTCAGGTGGATCCGCGGGTGGTCGAGGCGATGCTGCCGTGTTTCACAGAAAGGTACGGCAACTCGGGCAGCCGCAACCACGCCTTCGGATGGGAGGCGGAAGCGCTCGTCGACGAGGCGCGGGAGCAGGTCGCCAGGGTGATCGGCGCGAAGGCGAAGGAGATCATCTTCACGAGCGGCGCCACCGAATCCGACAACCTCGCGCTCAAGGGCGTCGTCGAGTTCTACAAGGAGAAGGGCAACCACATCATCACCGCCACCACCGAGCACAAGGCCATCCTCGACACCTGCAAGGCGCTCGAGCGCAAGGGTCTGGCGACGGTGACGTATCTTCCGGTCGACGAGCTCGGCCTGATCGACCTCGACGAGCTCCGCAGCGCCATCACCGACGAGACGGTCCTGATCTCGATCATGCACGCCAACAACGAGATCGGGACGATCCAGCCGGTTCATGAGATCGGGAAGATCGCCAAGGAGCGCGGCGTGCTCTTCCACACCGACGCCACCCAGGGCGCCGGCAAGATTCCGGTCGACGTCGAGGCGATGGGCATCGACCTGCTCTCGATGTCGGCGCACAAGATCTACGGTCCGAAGGGCGTCGGCGCGCTCTACGTCCGGGCCCGCGGCCCGCGCGTGCGGCTCACGCCGCAGCTCGATGGCGGCGGCCAGGAACGCGGCTTCCGTTCGGGTACCCTCAACGTTCCGGGCATCGTCGGCCTCGGGAAGGCGATGCAGATCGCCGCCGAGGTGATGGAGAGCGAGAACGAGCGCCTGCTTCGCCTCCGCGAGCGCCTGCGCCAGGGCATCATGGGCAAGCTCGACGAGGTGTTCCTGAACGGGCATCCGATGCAGCGGCTCCCCGGAAACCTCAACATCAGCTTCGCCTTCGTCGAGGGCGAGTCGCTCCTGATGGGGCTCAAGGACATCGCGGTGTCGTCGGGCTCGGCCTGCACGTCGGCGACGCTCGAACCTTCGTACGTGCTGAAGGCGCTCGGGGTCGGCGACGAGCTCGCCCATACCTCCATCCGTTTCGGTCTCGGCCGCTTCAATACGGAGGAGGAGGTCGACTACGTCGCCGAGCGCGTCGTGCACGAGGTGAATCGTCTGCGCGAGATGTCGCCCCTCTACGAGATGGCCAAGGAAGGCATCGACCTCAAGACCTTCAACTGGGCGCGCGAGTAACGAGAAGAAGCGAAAGGACAACGATCATGGCCTACAGCGACAAGGTCCTCGACCACTACGAGAACCCGCGCAACGTCGGCAGCTTCGCCAAGGACGAGCCCGGCGTCGGCACGGGCATCGTCGGTGCGCCGGAGTGCGGCGACGTCATGAAGCTCCAGCTCAAGATCACCGACGCGGGCGTCATCGAGGATGCCAAGTTCAAGACCTTCGGTTGCGGCAGCGCGATCGCGAGCTCGAGCTACGTGACCGAGCTCATCAAGGGGAAGTCGGTCGAGGAAGCCTACGCCATCAAGAACACGCAGATCGTCGAGGAGCTGAACCTTCCGCCGGTGAAGATCCACTGCTCCGTGCTCGCCGAGGACGCGATCAAGGCGGCGATCGGCGACTGGAAGGGCAAGACGGGCACCGATTCCGAGAAGAAGGCGGTCTGAGGACGATCGGTGGCAGCCATCAGCCTCAGTGACGCCGCGGCCGAGAAGATCAGCGGCCTCGTCGCGTCGGAACAGAAGCCCGACCACGGCCTCCGTTTGAAGGTCGTCGGCGGCGGCTGCTCGGGGTTGCAGTACAAGATGGATCTCGACGTCGAGCGTGCCGGCGACAAGATCTTCACCAACGGCGACGCCAAGATCCTCGTCGATCGGAAGAGCTTTCTCTACTTGAACGGTACCGAGGTCCATTACGAAGAAGGCTTGATGGAGTCGGGGTTCAAGCTCAGGAACCCGAACATCAAGCGCGAGTGCGGTTGCGGCGCCTCGTTCACGGTTTGATCCGTGCGGATCGAAGGACATGACGACGAACACCGAAACCTCGTTGTGCCTCCATTGCGGCAAGCCGGCTGCCCATCAGCTCGTGTGCTCGGGCTGCGGCATCGTCGCGCCCGCCGGTCGGGAGACTGACTACTTCAGCCTCTTCGGGCTTCCCCGTCGCCTCACGGTCGAACTCGCCGACCTCGAGCGGCGCTACTACGCCCTCTCGCGCGAGCTCCACCCCGACCTCTTCCACGACCGTCCGCCCGCCGAGCAGGCCGAGAGCCTGCGCATGACGGCGCTCGTGAACCGCGCCTACAAGACCCTGAAGGATCCCGTGCAACGCGCCCTCTACTGGCTCGAGGCGCACGGAGAGTCGCTCGGTCGCGACAACGAGCGCGTGCCGGCCGCGCTCGCCACGCGCGTCTTCGAGGTGCAGGAGCAGCTCGACGAGCTGCGCGCGGCTCGCGCCCGCGGCGCCGGAGAAGCCGAGTGCCGCGCGATGAGCGCGGTCCGCAACGCGCTGCGCGACGACCTCGGCGCCTCCGAGGCGCGGCTCGCGCGCAGCTTCGAGGCCGACGACGGTGCGAGCGCCGCCGCGCTCACCGAGACCAAGAAGATCCTTTCTGAGCTGCACTACCTGCGGACGTTGCTGCGCGACGTGGAGAACGAGCTGTGAGTCCGGTGGAGCGACCCTCTCCCATCGTCGGCATCGACCTCGGGACGACGAACAGCCTCGTCGCCTGGCTCGACGACGAGACGCCGCGCGTGATCGCCGATCCGGCGACCGGCCGGGTCATCGTTCCGTCGGTCGTGTCGTTCCCGGCGGGGGCCGATCCCATCGTCGGTGACGAGGCGCGCGCGCTCGCGCCGACGGCGCCCGCCACGACCATCCAGTCCGTGAAGCGCTTCATGGGCCTCGGCCCGGAGCACGTGAGCGCCGCCGACCGCCAGCGTTACACCTTCGCCGACGCCGACCGCGGCGTGGTGCGTTTCGTGATCGGTGAACGCGCGGTCACGCCGCCCGAGGTCGCGGCGCTCGTGCTGAAGGAGTTGAAGCGGCGCGCGGAGGCGGCGCTCGGCTGCCCGATCAGGAAGGCGGTCGTCACGGTGCCAGCGTACTTCAACGATACGCAGCGCCAGGCGACCAAGGACGCCGGACGGCTCGCCGGCCTCGAGGTGCTGCGCCTCGTGAACGAGCCGACGGCGGCGGCGCTCGCCTACGGGCTCGGTCGCGCGAACGAGGGGACCGTCGCGGTCTACGACTTCGGCGGCGGCACCTTCGACGTGTCGATCCTCAAGATGGAGCGGGGCATCTTCGAGGTGAAGGCGACCGGCGGTGATACGCGCCTCGGCGGCGACGACGTCGACGAGGCCGTCGCGGCCTGGCTGCTCGGCGGCGCGGAGCTGCCGTCCGACGTCGCGAGCCGCCGCGACGTGCGAGCGCGCGCCCAGCGCGCCGCTGAAGAAGCGAAGTGCCGCCTGTCGTCGACCGACGCGACCGACGTGAGCGTCACGTTTCCGGACGGACGGACCATCGCCCGTCGTCTGACGCGCGCGGAGTTCGACGCCATCATTGCCCCCATCGTCGAGCGCACCCTCGCGCCCTGCCGCCAGGCGCTCGCGGACGCCGGCCTCGCGCCGGCGGCCGTCGACGCCGTCGTGCTCGTCGGCGGCAGCACCCGCATCCCGCTGGTGCGGACGAGGGTGGGGGAGCTCTTCGGTCGCGAGCCCTTGTGCTCGCTCGATCCGGATCAGGTCGTCGCGCTCGGCGCCGGGGTCCAGGCGGGAATCCTCGGCGGGCGGCGCAAGGACATGCTGCTCCTCGACGTCGTACCGCTCTCGCTCGGCATCGAGACCATGGGGGGCGTCATGACGCGCCTCATCGAGCGTAATACGACCATCCCGACGAGCCATACCGAGACCTTCACGACCGCCGTCGACAACCAGACTGCCGTGGCGTTGCACGTGCTCCAGGGCGAGCGCGAGCTCGCCAAGGATTGCCGGAGCCTCGCGCGCTTCTCGATCCCGATCGAGCTCGCGGCGGCCGGTTTCCCGCGCGTCGACGTGACCTTCATGATCGACGCCAACGGCATCTTGAACGTAACGGCGCGCGACGTGCGCACCGGCCGCGAGCGATCCCTCGACGTGAAGCCGTCCTACGGCCTCACCGACGAGGAAGTCGAGCGCATGCTCGAGGAGTCGATCGACTTCGCCGAGGAGGACGTGGCGGCGCGGCTCCTCGCGGAGGCGCGGATGGAAGCGGAGACGTTGATCCGACAAATCGGGCGCACGCTCGGGGAGTCGGGCACGCTGCTCCGGGACGGCGAGGGAGACGCCATCCGAGGCGCCATCGCGACGCTCGAAGCGGCGCTGCACGAGACCGACTACGACCGCATTCGCGATCTGGTGCAGGCGCTCGGCGAGGCGAGTACGCCCTTCGCCCACCGCATCATGGAGACGTCGCTGAAGCGCGCGCTCGAGAACAAGTCGGCGGGAGGTGAGCCATGGGTCTGAAGTGGGAGGACGCGGAGGATCTCGCGATCGCGCTCGCCGACGAGCACGCGGGGGTCGATCCGCTCACGGTGCGCTTCACGGATCTGCACCGCTACGTCACGGGGCTCGACGAGTTCGGCGACGACCCGAAAGGGTCGAGCGAAGGCAAGCTCGAGGCCATCCAGATGGCGTGGCTCGAAGAATATCGGGACCGGAAGGGCGACTGAGGACGCAAGGGGATCCACATGTCGATCATGCAAGTCAGCCGGAAAGTCGACTACGCGCTCCGCGCGGCGATCTATCTCGCGTACCAGAACGATCGCCGACCGTGCTCGGTCGCCGAGATCGCGGCGCGCGAGGCGATGCCCAAGAAGTTCCTGGAGAAGATCATCCAGAACCTGATCCATTCGGGGATCGTGCGCTCGACGCGCGGCGCGCAGGGCGGCTATGCGCTCGCCCGCGAGCCGGAGGCGGTGACGTTCAAGGACGTCATCGAGGCGGTCGAGGGGCCGGTCTCGTTGAACGTGTGCGTCGGGGACGCCGGTGCGGCGCTCGACTGCTGCGCGCAGTCGCCGCGCTGCTCGATGCTGTGGGTATGGCAGGAGGCACAGAAGCGGGTGATGGAGGTGTTCGCGACGACGACGCTCGCGGACGTGCTGCAGAAGCGTACGGCGGCGCTCGGGGAGATCGTCGCCAGCGCGGCGGCGGGGTGAGGGCGACTTTGCTCGAGCGGACGTGTGCGAGCCGAAGAGGGGAATTCCTATGAGCGACACCAACACCGAAGACCGATACGGCGGGTTCCTGCAGCCGAACGCGATCCTGCCGGTGCAGTTCTTCCAGACGCTGCGCTCGAAGGGGCAGTCCGACGGCGAGCGCCGCCTCATGCTCGCCGTCCTCGAGGACGCCGTGAACTGTTTCATGAAGCAGATCCACGCGACCGATCCGAAGGCGCGCCGGCTCTTCGAGGACGCCGAGGGATGGATCGCGGCCGAGGATCGCACCTGGTTCTTCTCCTTCGACAACGTCTGCGAGGCGCTCGGCTTGAATCCGGAGTACCTGCGAGCAGGGATCTTCAGGTGGCGGGCGGCCGAGCGGCGCCGTGTCGGCGACGCGGCGTTTGGGGACGCGGTCGCGAGCTGCGGATCGGATGCTACGGAAGATCGCGAAGCGGACGATGGAGGTCTCCGGCTCGTGAACCGTCTTTGAGCGCCGGATGATCGCGGATCACGTGCCGCGCGTCCGTGTCCGTTCACGCTCGGGTGCGGCGGGGACGCCGGAAACGGGCGTCACGCGTCGGTGAGCGCGAGGCCGATCTTGCGCGCGACCGCCGTGAGCGTCTCGCCGGCGCTTCCGTGCAGGAGCACGTGGGCGTACGGATCGTACGGCGTCGCCTCCCGGTTCACGATCACGAGCGACGTGCCGTTCTCGACCGCGGTGCGCGGGAGTCCGGCCGCCGGATAGACCTCCAGCGAGGAGCCGATCACGAGGAACACGTCGGCCTCGTCCGCGTCGGCGAAGGCCTGAGCGGTCTCGCGTTCGGGCATCGCCTGCCCGAACGAGATCGTCGCGGGCTTCAGCAGTCCGCCGCAGTCGCAGCGGAGGTCGTACTCGCCGGCGGCGAAGCGCGCCTGGACCGGCCCGCGTGGCTGACGTGCGCCGCAGGTGAGACACCCGACCTCGAGCGCGGTTCCGTGGATCTCGATGACGACGGCGGTCGAGCTCCCGGCCTTCTGGTGCAGGCCGTCGACGTTCTGCGTGACGATGCGGAGGAGGCCGCCGCGGCGCTCGAGCGCGGCGAGCGCGCGGTGGGCGGCGTTGGGCTGCGCGTCGCGGAGGACGGGGAAGAGCTCGTTCCCCATCTCCCAGTAGAGGCGGCGGGTCTCGGCGCTCGCGCGGAACTTGTCGAAGGTGAGCTTGGTCGGGTCGTAGCGCGTCCAGAGGCCGCCCGGGCTCCGGAAGTCCGGGATGCCCGACTCGGTGCTGATGCCGGCGCCCGTCAGCGCGACGATCCGGCGCGCGCCGGCGATGAGCTTCGCCGCCGTGTCGAGGTCGTGCTCCGCGATCGGGTGCATGTCGGGCTCAGGCGGCGAGGAGCGCGCGCTCGAGAAGCGCCGCGGTCAGGTCGTGTATCTCAGGATGCGTGCGCGCGCGAGGCCAATCTGCCCGTCCGACACGATCCGCTCGAGCCGGTCGGCGGCCGTTACCCGCGCCGCCGGCGCCCGAGCGCCGCGGGAGCCGCCGCCGTGCCGGTCGCGATCGCGAGCACCGCGAGCGTGAGGACGTAGGGGAGCATCAAGAGGAGGTGATACGAGACTGCCATGCCGGCCGCTTGCAGGTGGAACTGCGCGGCGCTCGCGGCCCCGAAGAGGAGCGCGCCTCCGAGGATGCCGAGCGGCCGCCAGCGTCCGAAGACGACGATCGCGAGCGCAATGAAACCGCGTCCGGCCGACATGCCTTCGACGAAGGTGTTGGAGTAGGCGAGCGAGAGGTAGCCGCCTCCGATCCCCGCGAGGAGGGCCGCGACGAGGAGCGCGCCGACGCGTACGGCGTCGACGCGAATGCCGAGGCTCGCGGCGGCCTCGGGCGCCTCGCCGACGGCGCGGAGCGCGAGCCCGAGCCGCGTGCGCGCGAGCACGAGCCACGCGAGCGGCACGAGCGCGAGCCCCGCCCAGACCGGCGCCGGCTGGCGGAGCGGCGCGAGCCACCACGCGTCGCCGCCGAGCGCGATCGGTTCGAAGGTCGGAACGGTGAGCGCGGCGCCGGTCACGCCGAACACGGCGCGGTAGGCGACGCCGGTGACGCCGAGGGCGAGGAGGTTGAGGGCCGCGCCAGCCACGACCTGGTCGGCGTCGAGTCCGACGACCCAGCCGGCGAGGAGCGCCCCGAGCAACATTGCGGCTCCGGCCGCCGCGATCATGCCGACGAGCGGGCTCCCCGTTCCCCAGCACGCGAGGAATCCGGCGAACGCGCCGGTCAGCATGAGGCCTTCGACGCCGATGTTGAGCACGCCGGCGCGCTCGCTCACGAGCTCGCCGAGCGCGGCGAAGAGGAGCGGTGTGCCGAGGGCCAGGGCCGAGCCGGCGAGCGCTACGAGCCATTCGGTCATACCGCCTCCGCGTGCGGCGCCGCACCGCCGCCGCCGCGCCGGCGTGTGAAGCGCGGCGCCTCCGCGGCGAGCAGCGCCAGGATGACGGTCGCCTGGACGATCGACGCGAAGACCGCGGAGACGCCGGCGCTCCGTTGCA is part of the Deltaproteobacteria bacterium genome and harbors:
- a CDS encoding phytanoyl-CoA dioxygenase family protein, giving the protein MTDTAEHLARIERDGYTVVEDVLSTGEADTLVATLDDLERALAVAFASNDFEGRRTKRVYNLLVHGPAFEAIPVHPRVLPVVEGVLDSGCLVSSLSSIAIHPGEIAQPIHADDQLLPLPKPHVATVCNTMWALTEFTAENGATRIIPGSHRRDHSPVYGSEHPSIPAAMRRGSVLVWHGSLWHGGGANRSGAVRIGIAMNYCAGWVRQQENQQLGIPREIARGFSPRLRELIGYGVYRGLIGHIDKRNPDELLGESGALETVWETANRVRRR
- a CDS encoding IscS subfamily cysteine desulfurase, whose translation is MRRVYMDNHATTQVDPRVVEAMLPCFTERYGNSGSRNHAFGWEAEALVDEAREQVARVIGAKAKEIIFTSGATESDNLALKGVVEFYKEKGNHIITATTEHKAILDTCKALERKGLATVTYLPVDELGLIDLDELRSAITDETVLISIMHANNEIGTIQPVHEIGKIAKERGVLFHTDATQGAGKIPVDVEAMGIDLLSMSAHKIYGPKGVGALYVRARGPRVRLTPQLDGGGQERGFRSGTLNVPGIVGLGKAMQIAAEVMESENERLLRLRERLRQGIMGKLDEVFLNGHPMQRLPGNLNISFAFVEGESLLMGLKDIAVSSGSACTSATLEPSYVLKALGVGDELAHTSIRFGLGRFNTEEEVDYVAERVVHEVNRLREMSPLYEMAKEGIDLKTFNWARE
- the uvrA gene encoding excinuclease ABC subunit UvrA, with translation MPDRIVVRGAREHNLQNVDVEIPREKLVVVTGLSGSGKSSLAFDTLYAEGQRRYVESLSAYARQFLEQMEKPDVDQIEGLSPAIAIEQKTASKNPRSTVATVTEIHDYLRLLYARCGRAHCPQCGRPIASQTVQQVVDRLLALPEKTRINLYAPVVRGRKGEHRRELRELRQAGFVRVRVDGELRELADDIVLPKTVAHTIEVLVDRLTVRAGLEKRLADSLETAFARGDEIARVERLAEDGGVAEEMLFSRRFACVECGTSLPEMSPRMFSFNSPQGACPACNGLGVSRYFDPDLIIPDVRKSLAAGAVATVDRKTAAQLGSVFAALGARYGFQLATPWDELSPAARKVVLEGTGGKELEIAYRKDGRHHTFARAWEGLVAFLQRRYEATESPWLRDELESLMSSRPCAACGGGRLRRESLAVRVGGRTIAEVSRLSVGEAGAFFGAIDLSPHEREIARLLLKEIRDRLGFLQQVGLAYLTLDRTSATLSGGEGQRIRLATQIGSSLSGVLYILDEPSIGLHQRDNTRLLATLRRLRDLGNTVLVVEHDRDTMLAADHVIDMGPGAGRQGGTIVAAGPPAEVMANPRSLTGRYLAGAVTIPTPGKRRAGSGWNLVIRGAREHNLRNVTVEIPLGTITCVTGVSGSGKSSLVIDTLYRALAQKLNGSRERAGAYDELEGWQLLDKVIDIDQAPIGRTPRSNPATYTGLFTHVREVFAQLPEARARGYDPGRFSFNVKGGRCEACKGDGVLRIEMHFLPDVFVTCDVCKGRRYARETLEVLYRGKSIADVLDLTVAEALDFLSAFQPIRTKLATLHDVGLDYVHLGQSATTLSGGEAQRIKLARELARRATGRTLYILDEPTTGLHFEDVRRLLAVLERLADQGNTVVVIEHNLDVVRTADRVVDLGPEGGSGGGEVVAVGTPEQVAAVAASHTGRYLDDALRQTPPERQQPQMVG
- a CDS encoding phosphotransferase family protein, which codes for MPIPQARDVDATRGALGAWLARKLPAAADVAIGEVGLPSGSGFSNETLLIEASWREDGAPVSARLVARVRPTAYAIFPEYDLHRQYRTMELLAPSGVPVPRMRWYEEDASVLGQPFYVMDRVDGVIPADHPPFATSGWLFDAPPDQQRVLARSALAVLADLHRLDWRALGFEFLARPEYGATPFEQQLGYYAMMLRWAAAGRAMPVVDATLAWLQGRRPEDEPAPSLTWGDARIGNMIFRDFRPVAVLDWEMATLGPGEVDLAWWLVLDRYHTEGVGAAPLPGFPSRAEVIAQWEEGVGRRARDLFYYEVWGAFRFALVLIRIADQMTEYGIMPEGSGFERNNPATQMLAKMLELPPPA
- a CDS encoding phosphoribosylaminoimidazolesuccinocarboxamide synthase, whose product is MKQLPLAHVHSGKVRDIYAVGDDTLLMVTSDRLSAFDVVMVEPIPNKGRVLTAMTAFWFELFEGMVGSHLLSTDLADLPPEVRGEEDLAGRVMLCRRAEMLPVECIVRGYITGSAWKEYKKSGTMHGAKLPAGLLESSELPEPVFTPSTKAAVGDHDENISFGAAVDLVGLALATRLRDVSLALYSRGAAWARERGIIIADTKFELGRIPGTGELVLCDEVLTPDSSRFWPVAEWTPGKTPPSFDKQPVRDYLETLDWNKTPPPPPLPRAVVDATSTRYVEAYERITGRRFADWPGVR